The Fictibacillus phosphorivorans genomic sequence GAGAAAACGCTGATATTATTGGCGTACATAGAAACCTATTTGGCAGATGGATCGGTGGTACGCTAAGCTTTCTGATTTTAATCTATTTTAGTTCTACCATTCTAACTGTACTTAGAACGTACATTGAAGTGATTCAGATTTGGGTCTTTCCTGAACTTGGAACACCAATCATCTCCTTTATCCTACTCGGACTAGCTTATTCCTACGTTATCGGAGGAATCCGAGTTGTAGCAGGGCTCTCAGTATTAGGTTTTTTTATGTCATTGCCTTTATTTTTATTAAAATATTACGCACTTAAAAATGCACATTATACCAATCTTTTACCTATTCTTGATCATTCTTTTAGTGATCTGATGGCTGCAACAAAAGGGGTTACTCTTGATTATTTAGGGTTTGAACTCATTTTGTTATACCTGCCTTTCTTAAAACATCCTGAGAAGTCTCAAAAATGGGCTCATTTTGGGAACCTGTTTACGATGTTTACTTACCTGATCACTGTGTTTGTATCGTTTGTCTATTTTAATCAAGAGCAGCTTCAACATACGATCTGGGCGACATTAACGCTTTGGAAAATCGTTGACCTTCCTTTTGCACAACGTTTTGAATATGCAGGGATCGCGCTTTGGCTCTTCGTCATTCTTCCTAACATCTGTATTGGTTTTTGGTCGGTTAGCCGTGGAATTCACCGGTTATATAAAATTAAGCAAAAAAGCGCACTTCGTACCATGATGTTCGTTATTTTCATATGCAGTATCTTAATCGTTGACAGGCAGCAAGTAGACATACTGAACACGAAAGTTTCTCAGATTGGTTTTTATATTCTATATGCTTACATTCCCTTTCTATTTGTGATCCAACTTATTTTAGGAAAAGGAAGGAAAACCAATAATGGTTAAAAAAAATCTTATTTTCGT encodes the following:
- a CDS encoding GerAB/ArcD/ProY family transporter; the protein is MSQISENKQISPYMAFYMVTTMQIGVGILGFERYIAKTAGHDAWISVIIGGLSFNVLIWMIYRVLSRENADIIGVHRNLFGRWIGGTLSFLILIYFSSTILTVLRTYIEVIQIWVFPELGTPIISFILLGLAYSYVIGGIRVVAGLSVLGFFMSLPLFLLKYYALKNAHYTNLLPILDHSFSDLMAATKGVTLDYLGFELILLYLPFLKHPEKSQKWAHFGNLFTMFTYLITVFVSFVYFNQEQLQHTIWATLTLWKIVDLPFAQRFEYAGIALWLFVILPNICIGFWSVSRGIHRLYKIKQKSALRTMMFVIFICSILIVDRQQVDILNTKVSQIGFYILYAYIPFLFVIQLILGKGRKTNNG